A portion of the Pseudoxanthomonas sp. JBR18 genome contains these proteins:
- a CDS encoding FtsX-like permease family protein produces MEIRPILSTLRRHKTAAALIVVEIALTCAIICNALFIVGQRWESLHQTSGVAEHELVVLSLSGVGKQVNADARAQEDLAALRAVPGVTSVAMVDQLPFRYGSNNSSLGTRPDQPTPTLSAAMYVGDEGTLRTLGLRLAAGRDFRPDEFMNWSELMDQLGTHNGMPLKTMPLIVTKATAEKLFPGQAAVGRQVYMANIPLIIVGVVEQLRRPNNWNGNTSYSMLMPLRKHYDQGGLYVLRVSDPARRAQVLRDAVDAVNRVDPSRLVMQNQTFDERRADYFSNDRDMMGLLITLCVALLVVTALGIVGLASFWVGQRTRQIGVRRALGATRGQILGYFQTENFLLVTLGIALGMVLAFALNQLLMRHYELPRLPLAYLPVGALALWVLGQLAVLYPARRAAAIPPAIATRSA; encoded by the coding sequence ATGGAAATCCGACCGATCCTGTCGACCCTGCGCCGGCACAAGACCGCCGCGGCCCTGATCGTGGTGGAGATCGCGCTGACCTGCGCGATCATCTGCAACGCCTTGTTCATCGTCGGCCAGCGCTGGGAGTCGCTGCACCAGACCAGCGGTGTGGCCGAACACGAGCTGGTGGTCCTCTCGCTCAGTGGGGTGGGCAAGCAGGTCAACGCCGATGCCAGGGCGCAGGAAGACCTGGCCGCGCTGCGCGCCGTGCCGGGGGTGACCAGCGTGGCAATGGTCGACCAGCTGCCGTTCCGTTATGGCTCCAACAACTCCTCGCTGGGCACTCGCCCCGACCAGCCCACCCCGACCCTGAGTGCGGCGATGTACGTGGGCGACGAGGGCACGCTGCGTACGCTGGGTCTACGGCTGGCGGCCGGGCGCGACTTCAGGCCGGATGAGTTCATGAACTGGTCCGAGTTGATGGACCAGCTGGGTACCCACAACGGCATGCCACTGAAGACCATGCCGCTGATCGTGACCAAGGCCACTGCCGAAAAACTCTTCCCCGGACAAGCCGCCGTCGGGCGTCAGGTGTACATGGCCAACATCCCGCTGATCATCGTCGGGGTGGTCGAGCAGCTGCGCCGGCCCAACAACTGGAATGGCAACACCAGCTATTCGATGCTGATGCCGCTGCGCAAGCATTACGACCAGGGCGGGCTCTATGTGCTGCGCGTGAGCGACCCGGCGCGCCGCGCGCAGGTTCTGCGCGATGCGGTGGACGCCGTCAACCGCGTCGATCCGAGCCGCTTGGTGATGCAGAACCAGACCTTCGACGAGCGTCGCGCCGACTACTTCAGCAACGACCGCGACATGATGGGCCTGCTGATCACCCTGTGCGTGGCGCTGCTGGTGGTCACCGCGCTGGGCATCGTCGGGCTGGCCAGCTTCTGGGTAGGCCAGCGCACGCGCCAGATCGGCGTGCGCCGCGCGCTGGGGGCCACACGCGGGCAGATCCTGGGCTATTTCCAGACCGAGAACTTCCTGCTGGTCACCCTGGGCATTGCCCTGGGCATGGTGCTGGCCTTCGCCCTGAACCAGCTGCTGATGCGCCATTACGAACTGCCGCGCCTGCCGCTGGCCTACCTGCCCGTCGGCGCGCTGGCGCTATGGGTGCTGGGCCAGCTGGCGGTGCTCTACCCGGCCCGTCGCGCCGCCGCCATCCCGCCTGCCATCGCCACCCGCAGCGCCTGA
- a CDS encoding ABC transporter permease → MFAYYCQLALRSFRRNKVLTALMVLAIALGIGASMTMLTVYHVLSGDPIPAKSTRLFHVQLDPELLAGYTPGDEPQADLNRHDAETLLQQARGQRQAMMSGGSVTVEPAGGALKPFMLDARYTTRDFFAMFDVPFLYGHAWSAAEDEGQARLVVIARRLNDKLFGGADSTGRTLRLDGHDFRIVGVIDHWSPKPLFYDLNLSTYGTEEQVFEPFQTAIGLKQSRSGSMNCYGQEATVDGTEREASCAWIQYWVELASAGQADDYRTYLTQYSQQQHDAGRYQRPPNVRLRDVMDWLDFNQAVPGDVRLQLWLALGFLLVCLVNTVGLLLAKFLRRSGEIGVRRALGASRVEIFKQCLVEAGTVGLSGGVLGLGLAELGLWAVRHRPTQYAALAHLDASMLLLTFVLALVASVLAGLLPAWRAMQITPAVQLKTQ, encoded by the coding sequence ATGTTCGCCTACTACTGTCAACTGGCCCTGCGCAGCTTCCGCCGCAACAAGGTGCTCACCGCGCTGATGGTGCTGGCCATCGCGCTGGGCATTGGCGCGTCGATGACGATGCTCACCGTGTACCACGTGCTGTCGGGCGACCCGATCCCGGCCAAGAGCACCCGCCTGTTCCACGTGCAGCTCGATCCGGAGCTGCTGGCCGGCTACACGCCGGGCGACGAGCCCCAGGCCGATCTCAACCGACACGATGCGGAGACGCTACTGCAGCAGGCGCGCGGGCAGCGCCAGGCGATGATGTCCGGCGGCAGCGTGACGGTCGAACCGGCCGGCGGCGCGCTCAAGCCCTTCATGCTGGATGCGCGCTACACGACGCGGGACTTCTTTGCGATGTTCGATGTGCCCTTCCTCTATGGGCACGCCTGGTCGGCGGCCGAGGACGAAGGCCAGGCCCGGCTGGTGGTGATCGCCAGGCGCCTCAACGACAAGCTGTTCGGCGGCGCGGACAGCACCGGTCGCACCCTGCGCCTGGATGGTCATGACTTCCGCATCGTCGGGGTGATCGATCACTGGAGCCCCAAGCCGCTGTTCTACGACCTCAACCTGAGCACCTACGGCACCGAGGAGCAGGTCTTCGAGCCGTTCCAGACCGCCATCGGCCTCAAGCAGTCGCGCTCGGGCAGCATGAACTGCTATGGGCAGGAGGCCACGGTGGACGGCACCGAGCGCGAGGCGTCCTGCGCCTGGATCCAGTACTGGGTGGAACTGGCCAGCGCGGGACAGGCCGACGACTACCGCACCTACCTGACCCAGTACTCGCAGCAGCAGCACGATGCCGGCCGCTACCAGCGCCCGCCCAATGTGCGCCTGCGCGATGTCATGGACTGGCTGGATTTCAACCAGGCCGTGCCCGGCGATGTGCGCCTGCAGCTGTGGCTGGCGCTGGGCTTCCTGCTGGTGTGCCTGGTCAACACGGTGGGCCTGCTGCTGGCCAAGTTCCTGCGCCGCAGCGGCGAGATCGGCGTGCGCCGTGCCCTTGGGGCCAGCCGCGTGGAGATCTTCAAGCAGTGCCTGGTCGAGGCGGGAACCGTGGGCCTGAGTGGTGGCGTGCTGGGCCTGGGCCTGGCTGAACTGGGCCTGTGGGCCGTGCGCCATCGTCCCACCCAGTACGCCGCGCTTGCCCACCTGGACGCGAGCATGCTCCTGCTGACCTTCGTCCTGGCGCTGGTGGCCAGCGTCCTGGCGGGCCTGCTGCCGGCCTGGCGGGCCATGCAGATCACCCCCGCCGTCCAGCTCAAGACCCAGTAA
- a CDS encoding FtsX-like permease family protein, whose amino-acid sequence MSPIDSIRPIVRALRSHRAAALLLALEIALTLAVLCNLMFIVAGNLQRARTPTGTDEADIAVIQSIGVIGEDNPGTAGSNLATLQSVPGVAAAAFGAPPLWRVDRAALFASPDAEQPLARPYLLNGSQGLNRTLGTRVIQGRDLQDAELPGLMSTFGDTSGGSADTRQFPALLTQALAEQLYPTQSALGKVLYTNMWGTPISLRVVGVIAPLRAAITGHPDDAMAVVTEFKVAGEGLGGGYMLRSQPGQLAQVLPLAAKALQQANPGHVQQMVKTMAQLREDTFRGDTALNRMLAGIMVILLTVTALGVGGLASFWVQQRTRQIGIRRALGATRTDILRYFQIENFLIVGAGVVAGALLAFALNQWLMQRFELERLSAVPVLIAVVAMWLLGQLAVLGPALRAAAIPPVVATRST is encoded by the coding sequence ATGAGCCCGATCGATTCGATCCGCCCCATCGTGCGCGCGCTGCGCAGCCACCGCGCCGCCGCGCTGCTGTTGGCGCTGGAAATCGCCCTGACCCTGGCGGTGCTGTGCAATTTGATGTTCATCGTGGCCGGCAACCTGCAGCGCGCCCGCACGCCCACCGGCACGGACGAGGCCGACATCGCGGTGATCCAGAGCATCGGCGTCATCGGCGAGGACAACCCCGGCACGGCCGGCAGCAACCTGGCCACGCTGCAGTCGGTGCCCGGCGTGGCGGCCGCGGCGTTTGGCGCGCCTCCGCTGTGGCGTGTGGACCGCGCCGCGCTGTTCGCCTCGCCCGATGCCGAGCAGCCCCTGGCACGCCCGTATCTGCTCAACGGCAGCCAGGGGCTGAATCGCACGCTGGGCACGCGGGTCATCCAGGGACGCGATCTCCAGGACGCCGAGCTTCCCGGGCTCATGTCGACGTTCGGCGATACGTCGGGCGGCTCGGCCGACACGCGCCAGTTCCCGGCGCTGCTGACCCAGGCACTGGCCGAGCAGCTGTACCCCACGCAATCCGCGCTGGGCAAGGTGCTGTACACCAACATGTGGGGGACGCCGATCAGCCTGCGCGTGGTTGGCGTCATTGCGCCGCTGCGGGCGGCCATTACCGGCCATCCCGACGATGCGATGGCGGTCGTGACCGAATTCAAGGTGGCCGGCGAAGGCCTGGGCGGGGGCTACATGCTGCGCAGCCAGCCTGGACAGCTGGCACAGGTGCTGCCGCTGGCGGCCAAGGCGCTGCAGCAGGCCAACCCGGGCCACGTGCAGCAGATGGTCAAGACCATGGCCCAGCTGCGCGAGGACACCTTTCGCGGCGACACCGCGCTCAATCGCATGCTGGCCGGGATCATGGTGATCCTGTTGACCGTGACCGCGCTGGGCGTGGGTGGGTTGGCGAGCTTCTGGGTACAGCAGCGCACCCGGCAGATCGGCATCCGTCGTGCGCTGGGCGCCACGCGCACCGACATCCTGCGTTACTTCCAGATCGAGAACTTCCTGATCGTGGGCGCCGGCGTGGTGGCGGGGGCGTTGCTGGCCTTCGCCCTGAACCAGTGGCTGATGCAGCGCTTCGAGCTTGAACGCCTCAGCGCCGTCCCGGTGCTCATCGCCGTGGTGGCGATGTGGTTGCTGGGCCAGCTGGCCGTGCTCGGCCCGGCCCTGCGCGCGGCCGCCATCCCCCCCGTTGTCGCCACTCGCAGCACCTGA
- a CDS encoding ABC transporter permease, translating into MLAYYCHLALRSFRRHRVLTALMVLAIALGIGASMTMLTVLHNLSGNPLPTRSAVLFHPQVDPRPARLPGADPEPPDDLTWQDAVNLYALPGATRRVLTSTNWLPTRADAPGSALAMMDTRATTADMFAMFGVPFVYGTGWSQADDEQRALVVVLTRSLNDTLFGGADSVGRTLVIATKVFRVVGVVEDWNPQPRFYDLGSGAFSEPAKLYMPFFTWLDLPQDYGYGPMACWDHGDGTHDPKAPNCTWAQFWVQLDDATQVAAYRQRLENYSAQQHQLGRFQRAPNVRVRGLLEWLDYKRVVPSLVRMQAWIALGVLLVCLVNAVGLLVSKFSRKAGEVGVRRALGASRRAVFIQCLVEAGLIGLAGGLLGAPLAWLGLWMVRQQPVPYAAQVGLDAPMLGFALLTAMVAALAAGVWPAWRAARIAPALQVKSL; encoded by the coding sequence ATGCTCGCCTACTACTGCCATCTCGCCCTGCGCAGCTTCCGCCGGCACAGAGTGCTCACCGCGCTGATGGTGCTGGCCATTGCGCTGGGCATTGGCGCGTCCATGACCATGCTTACCGTCCTGCATAACCTGTCTGGCAATCCGCTGCCCACACGCAGCGCGGTGCTGTTCCATCCGCAGGTCGATCCGCGCCCGGCGCGGTTGCCCGGGGCCGATCCCGAGCCACCGGACGATCTGACCTGGCAGGACGCGGTCAATCTCTACGCGTTGCCCGGCGCCACTCGGCGTGTGCTGACCAGCACCAACTGGCTGCCCACCCGCGCCGACGCACCAGGCAGTGCGCTGGCGATGATGGATACGCGGGCGACCACGGCGGACATGTTCGCCATGTTCGGCGTGCCCTTCGTCTACGGCACCGGTTGGTCGCAGGCCGATGACGAACAGCGCGCGCTGGTGGTGGTGCTGACCCGCTCGCTCAACGACACGCTGTTCGGCGGGGCCGACAGCGTGGGCCGCACGTTGGTGATCGCCACCAAGGTGTTCCGCGTGGTCGGCGTGGTGGAGGACTGGAACCCACAGCCGCGCTTCTACGACCTGGGCTCGGGCGCCTTCAGCGAACCAGCCAAGCTGTACATGCCGTTCTTCACTTGGCTGGACCTGCCCCAGGACTACGGCTACGGACCAATGGCCTGCTGGGACCACGGCGATGGCACCCACGATCCCAAGGCGCCCAACTGCACCTGGGCCCAATTCTGGGTGCAGTTGGACGATGCGACCCAGGTCGCCGCCTATCGGCAGCGCCTGGAGAACTACAGCGCGCAGCAACATCAGCTGGGCCGCTTCCAGCGCGCACCCAATGTGCGTGTGCGCGGGCTGCTGGAGTGGCTTGATTACAAGCGCGTGGTGCCAAGTTTGGTGCGTATGCAGGCATGGATCGCATTGGGCGTGCTGCTGGTGTGCCTGGTCAACGCGGTCGGGCTGCTGGTGTCCAAGTTCAGCCGCAAGGCCGGCGAAGTTGGCGTGCGTCGCGCGCTGGGTGCCAGCCGCCGCGCGGTGTTCATCCAGTGCCTGGTCGAGGCCGGGCTGATCGGCCTGGCCGGCGGGCTGCTGGGCGCGCCGCTGGCCTGGCTGGGCCTGTGGATGGTGCGCCAGCAACCGGTGCCCTATGCCGCGCAGGTTGGGCTGGACGCGCCGATGCTGGGCTTCGCCCTGCTCACTGCCATGGTCGCCGCACTCGCGGCCGGCGTGTGGCCAGCGTGGAGAGCGGCGCGTATCGCCCCCGCCCTCCAGGTGAAGTCGCTATGA
- a CDS encoding FtsX-like permease family protein — protein sequence MTIGPILSALARHRIAAMLITLEIALACAVLCNAFFLVSSRLDLMRIDSGVDEASLATLKLRGCEECNAADLQGRVMQALQSVPGLQSAAMVNTVPFGEPTGNAGICLDSECKQFAGVPHFYAFTRGATDTLGLKVVAGRNFTPADYQGSEGFFPADSQVWITRALAEHLWPGQDPLGREFWLAQFHFRVAGVLAHFARPDPGRSENGVVSAEWSIIVPIAPDAWQGAYVQRGLFVLRADPLDLPRVLAAAKAAAARAVPEAVIDQAASAPLVQLRERYFQTDRTMAGLLVAVIAAMLLVTALGIVGLASFWVAQRTKQIGIRRALGATRTDILRYFQTENFLLASGGIVLGMLLAYGGNQLLMRYFELARLPVSYLPIGALLLWIVGQLAVLGPALRAAAIPPVVATRST from the coding sequence ATGACCATCGGACCGATCCTCTCCGCGCTGGCCCGGCATCGCATCGCCGCGATGCTGATCACCCTGGAAATTGCGCTGGCCTGCGCGGTGCTGTGCAATGCGTTTTTCCTGGTCAGCTCGCGCCTGGACCTGATGCGCATCGACAGTGGCGTGGACGAAGCCTCGCTAGCGACGCTCAAGCTGCGCGGCTGCGAGGAATGCAACGCTGCCGATCTGCAGGGCCGGGTGATGCAGGCGCTGCAGTCGGTGCCGGGTCTTCAGTCGGCGGCGATGGTCAACACCGTCCCGTTCGGCGAACCCACCGGCAACGCCGGGATCTGCCTGGACAGCGAATGCAAGCAGTTCGCCGGCGTGCCGCACTTCTATGCCTTCACCCGGGGCGCGACAGACACGCTGGGGCTGAAAGTGGTCGCCGGGCGGAACTTCACGCCGGCCGACTACCAGGGTTCGGAGGGCTTCTTCCCGGCCGACTCGCAGGTGTGGATCACCCGCGCGCTGGCCGAACACCTGTGGCCCGGGCAGGACCCACTGGGACGCGAGTTCTGGCTGGCCCAGTTTCACTTCCGCGTGGCCGGAGTCCTGGCGCACTTCGCACGTCCGGACCCGGGGCGCAGTGAGAACGGCGTGGTCAGCGCGGAGTGGTCGATCATCGTCCCGATCGCGCCCGATGCCTGGCAGGGCGCCTACGTCCAGCGCGGCCTGTTCGTCCTGCGTGCCGATCCGCTCGACCTGCCCCGCGTGCTGGCGGCGGCCAAGGCAGCCGCGGCCCGCGCGGTGCCCGAGGCCGTCATCGACCAGGCGGCAAGCGCACCGCTCGTGCAGCTGCGTGAGCGGTACTTCCAGACCGACCGCACCATGGCCGGCCTGCTGGTCGCCGTCATCGCCGCGATGCTGCTGGTCACCGCGCTGGGCATCGTCGGCCTGGCCAGCTTCTGGGTGGCCCAGCGCACCAAGCAGATCGGCATCCGTCGCGCCTTGGGCGCCACGCGCACGGACATCCTGCGTTACTTCCAGACCGAGAACTTCCTGCTGGCCAGCGGCGGCATCGTCCTGGGCATGCTGCTGGCCTACGGCGGCAATCAACTGCTGATGCGCTACTTCGAGCTGGCGCGCCTGCCCGTGTCCTACCTCCCCATCGGTGCGCTGCTGCTGTGGATCGTCGGCCAACTGGCCGTCCTCGGGCCGGCCCTGCGCGCGGCCGCCATCCCCCCTGTTGTCGCCACTCGCAGCACCTGA
- a CDS encoding ABC transporter permease, protein MFAYYLQLALRGLRRNPVLTGLMVLSIAVGIGAAMTTLTVMHLLSGDPLPGRSQHIFYPQVDASPAGVQNTEPFDMLDYTSAMDLWRAQRADRQALVVNSEIKLRAADSGTNALMSTMLSTHADFFPMFNVPFAHGAGWTAEDDDRHARVAVISADLNDKLFGGGDSVGRILHVRDADLRIVGVLAPWRPSPQYYSVAGGRFAQGDTAGYYAKPADVLAPLSTGLDINDGHFQPMTCWEVPSIPGYLRQSPCVWLQLWVQLDDADKVAAYRRFLDGYVAQQHTLGRIAHVDRTRLRSLMGWLDFNRVVPRDVRLQSWLAVAFLAICLFNTVGLLLAKFLRRGGEIGVRRALGASRGAVFGQLLTEAVVIGLAGGVLGLLLTLAGLWAVRLQPVEYAPLIHLDVAMFAATFALALVASLGAGLFPAMRASRIAPAIQLKSL, encoded by the coding sequence ATGTTCGCCTACTACCTGCAACTGGCCCTGCGCGGCCTGCGCCGCAACCCGGTGCTGACCGGGTTGATGGTGCTGTCCATCGCGGTCGGCATCGGCGCGGCGATGACCACGCTGACGGTGATGCACCTGCTTTCGGGCGATCCGCTGCCGGGGCGCAGCCAGCACATCTTCTATCCGCAGGTGGATGCCTCGCCGGCAGGCGTGCAGAACACCGAACCGTTCGACATGCTCGACTACACCTCGGCGATGGACCTGTGGCGCGCCCAGCGTGCCGATCGCCAGGCGCTAGTGGTAAACAGCGAGATCAAGCTGCGCGCCGCCGATAGCGGCACCAATGCGCTGATGTCCACGATGCTGTCCACGCACGCGGACTTCTTCCCGATGTTCAATGTGCCCTTCGCGCACGGCGCCGGCTGGACCGCCGAGGACGACGACCGGCATGCACGGGTGGCGGTGATCTCCGCTGATCTCAACGACAAGCTCTTCGGCGGGGGCGACAGCGTCGGCCGCATCCTGCACGTGCGCGACGCGGATCTGCGCATAGTTGGCGTGCTGGCACCGTGGCGGCCTTCTCCGCAGTACTACTCGGTGGCCGGCGGTCGCTTCGCCCAGGGCGATACCGCCGGGTATTACGCCAAGCCGGCCGATGTGCTGGCGCCGCTCTCCACAGGACTGGACATCAACGACGGTCACTTTCAGCCCATGACTTGCTGGGAGGTGCCCTCGATCCCCGGCTATCTGAGACAGTCTCCCTGCGTCTGGCTGCAGTTGTGGGTGCAGTTAGACGACGCCGACAAGGTGGCCGCCTACCGCCGCTTCCTGGACGGTTACGTTGCCCAGCAACACACCCTGGGGCGCATCGCCCACGTCGACCGCACTCGCCTGCGCAGCCTGATGGGATGGCTGGACTTCAACCGGGTGGTGCCGCGCGACGTGCGCCTGCAGAGCTGGCTGGCGGTCGCTTTCCTGGCCATCTGCCTGTTCAACACCGTGGGCCTGCTGCTGGCCAAGTTTTTGCGTCGCGGCGGCGAGATCGGTGTGCGCCGCGCGCTGGGCGCCAGCCGTGGCGCGGTGTTCGGCCAGCTGCTTACCGAGGCGGTGGTGATCGGCCTGGCCGGTGGGGTACTGGGGCTGCTGCTGACCCTGGCTGGGCTGTGGGCGGTGCGCCTGCAGCCGGTCGAATACGCCCCCCTGATCCATCTGGACGTGGCGATGTTCGCGGCCACCTTCGCCCTGGCGCTGGTCGCCAGTCTGGGCGCCGGCCTGTTCCCGGCCATGCGCGCCAGCCGCATCGCGCCAGCCATCCAGCTCAAGAGTCTGTAG
- a CDS encoding ABC transporter ATP-binding protein, protein MLDMHTVSKVFRTEQVQTHALRSLDLHVKEGEFVAVTGPSGSGKTTFLNIAGLLETFTSGTYKLDGEDVSNLSDNARSKLRNQKIGFIFQSFNLIPDLNLFDNVDVPLRYRGMAAAERKQRITESLERVGLGSRMKHYPAELSGGQQQRAAIARALAGSPRLLLADEPTGNLDSQMARGVMELLEEINAAGSTIVMVTHDPELAARAQRNVHIVDGQATDLVREAGLMSAAERTSAQA, encoded by the coding sequence ATGCTCGACATGCACACCGTCTCCAAGGTCTTCCGCACCGAGCAGGTGCAGACCCACGCCCTGCGCTCGCTCGACCTGCACGTGAAGGAAGGCGAATTCGTCGCCGTCACCGGTCCGTCCGGTTCGGGCAAGACCACCTTCCTCAACATCGCCGGCCTGCTGGAAACCTTCACCTCCGGCACCTACAAGCTCGATGGCGAGGATGTGTCCAACCTGTCGGACAACGCGCGCAGCAAGCTGCGCAACCAGAAGATCGGCTTCATCTTCCAGAGCTTCAACCTGATCCCCGACCTCAACCTGTTCGACAACGTCGACGTGCCGCTGCGCTATCGCGGCATGGCCGCGGCCGAGCGCAAGCAGCGCATCACCGAGTCGCTGGAGCGCGTGGGCCTGGGCTCGCGCATGAAGCACTACCCGGCCGAACTTTCCGGCGGTCAGCAGCAGCGCGCCGCCATCGCCCGCGCCCTGGCCGGCAGCCCGCGCCTGCTGCTGGCCGACGAACCGACCGGCAACCTGGACTCGCAGATGGCCCGCGGCGTGATGGAACTGCTGGAAGAGATCAACGCCGCCGGCAGCACCATCGTCATGGTGACCCACGACCCAGAGCTGGCCGCCCGCGCCCAGCGCAACGTGCACATCGTCGATGGCCAGGCCACCGACCTGGTGCGCGAAGCCGGGCTGATGTCCGCCGCCGAACGCACCTCGGCCCAGGCCTGA
- a CDS encoding efflux RND transporter periplasmic adaptor subunit: MQNDSPFRIRDTAAQDIVVETGRGAHWKRWGLIGGAALVVLVALGWVVSGWMSGGRSFDASRVRIATVTRGDLVRDLAADGRVITANSPTLYAIAGGTVTLKVVAGDVVKQDQPLAVIDSPELRSKLAQEESTLAGMQAEASRATLDVSQARSDAGKLVDQGKIDRQAAARDVERYQRAFDAGALPQVDLAKAQDTLKKAEIELGHAQQDAALKQQAAQLEARNKQLLAQRQHAVVEELQRQVDALTMRAPFDGQVGQVQIAQGTNVAINAPILSVVDLSEFEVEIKVPESFARDLAIGVPAQLTTGSGQPYPGKISAVSPEVVSGEVTARVRFDGKQPPGLRQSQRMSARILLDTRKNVLKVERGPFVEQSGGRYAYVMDGSSAVRQPVQLGVSSLSETEVLSGLKEGDRVVVSGADQFGDAERVTIH; this comes from the coding sequence ATGCAGAACGACTCCCCCTTCCGCATCCGTGACACCGCCGCCCAGGACATCGTGGTCGAGACCGGGCGCGGCGCCCACTGGAAGCGCTGGGGCCTGATCGGCGGCGCCGCGCTGGTCGTGCTGGTGGCGCTGGGCTGGGTGGTCAGCGGCTGGATGTCCGGTGGACGCTCGTTCGATGCCAGCCGCGTGCGTATCGCCACCGTCACCCGCGGCGACCTGGTCCGCGACCTCGCCGCCGACGGCCGCGTCATCACCGCCAACAGCCCCACGCTCTACGCCATCGCCGGCGGCACGGTCACGCTCAAGGTGGTGGCCGGCGATGTGGTCAAGCAGGACCAGCCGCTGGCGGTGATCGACTCGCCCGAGCTGCGCAGCAAGCTGGCCCAGGAGGAATCCACCCTGGCCGGCATGCAGGCCGAAGCCAGCCGCGCCACGCTGGATGTCTCCCAGGCGCGCTCGGACGCCGGCAAGCTGGTGGACCAGGGCAAGATCGACCGCCAGGCCGCCGCACGTGACGTGGAACGCTACCAGCGCGCCTTCGATGCCGGGGCCCTGCCGCAGGTCGACCTCGCCAAGGCACAGGACACGCTGAAGAAGGCCGAGATCGAGTTGGGCCACGCCCAGCAGGATGCCGCGCTCAAGCAGCAGGCCGCGCAGCTGGAAGCACGCAACAAGCAGCTGCTGGCCCAGCGCCAGCATGCGGTGGTGGAAGAGCTGCAGCGCCAGGTCGACGCACTAACCATGCGCGCGCCCTTCGATGGCCAGGTCGGCCAGGTGCAGATCGCCCAGGGAACCAACGTGGCGATCAACGCGCCGATCCTGAGCGTGGTGGACCTGAGCGAGTTCGAGGTCGAGATCAAGGTGCCGGAGAGCTTCGCCCGCGACCTGGCCATCGGCGTGCCCGCGCAGCTGACCACCGGCAGCGGCCAACCCTATCCGGGCAAGATCTCGGCAGTTTCGCCCGAGGTCGTGTCCGGCGAGGTCACCGCGCGCGTGCGCTTCGATGGCAAGCAGCCGCCGGGCCTGCGCCAGAGCCAGCGCATGAGCGCACGCATCCTGCTCGATACCCGCAAGAACGTACTCAAGGTCGAGCGCGGTCCGTTCGTCGAGCAGTCCGGCGGGCGCTACGCCTACGTCATGGACGGCTCCAGCGCGGTGCGCCAGCCGGTGCAGTTGGGCGTGTCGAGCCTGTCGGAAACCGAAGTGCTCTCCGGCCTGAAGGAAGGCGACCGCGTGGTCGTCTCCGGGGCCGACCAGTTCGGCGACGCCGAGCGCGTGACCATCCACTGA
- a CDS encoding IS110 family transposase, which yields MHGIGIDVSKATLEVAVYHGPWRQFDNTVAGHRKLAAWLKPLAVRRVVLEPTGGYEQQVLDALHAAGLPVVRANARQVRDFARATGQLAKTDRLDAAVLAQIAQVLDLPLYQPAHPWQRRLAEYVQSRRQVVQMLVSAEQQLGWVKDRQLRGALQANVLQLTKSKAFLDQQIAQQVRQQPQLEAIQTLKGVGPVLLAVLASELPELGRLDGKAIAKLVGVAPLARDSGTLRGTRSIWGGRADIRQALYMSALSALRYEPRLRQFYQSLRARGKAAKVAIVAVMRKMLVILNARARDAWSVLPAGE from the coding sequence ATGCACGGGATCGGGATCGATGTGAGCAAGGCCACCTTGGAGGTGGCCGTCTACCATGGCCCTTGGCGGCAGTTCGACAACACCGTCGCCGGTCATCGCAAACTGGCCGCTTGGCTCAAGCCCCTGGCCGTGCGCCGGGTGGTGTTGGAGCCCACCGGCGGCTATGAGCAGCAGGTGCTCGATGCCCTGCATGCAGCAGGCCTGCCGGTGGTGCGGGCTAACGCGCGCCAGGTCCGTGACTTTGCCCGGGCCACCGGACAACTGGCCAAGACCGATCGGTTGGATGCGGCCGTGCTGGCTCAGATCGCCCAGGTCCTTGATCTGCCGCTTTATCAGCCGGCGCATCCATGGCAGCGCCGGCTGGCCGAGTATGTGCAGAGCCGTCGTCAGGTCGTCCAGATGCTGGTCAGCGCCGAACAACAGCTGGGTTGGGTCAAGGACCGCCAGCTACGCGGTGCGTTGCAGGCCAATGTCCTCCAACTCACCAAGAGCAAGGCCTTTCTGGATCAGCAGATTGCCCAACAGGTGCGCCAGCAGCCACAACTGGAGGCGATCCAGACGCTCAAGGGCGTGGGGCCGGTGTTGTTGGCGGTCCTGGCCAGCGAGCTTCCTGAACTGGGCAGGCTCGATGGCAAGGCCATTGCCAAGCTGGTCGGGGTGGCGCCACTGGCACGCGACAGCGGCACCCTGCGCGGCACCCGCAGCATCTGGGGTGGCCGCGCTGACATCCGCCAGGCCCTGTACATGTCGGCCCTGTCGGCTTTGCGCTACGAGCCGCGTCTACGCCAGTTCTACCAATCCCTGCGTGCTCGCGGCAAAGCGGCCAAGGTGGCCATCGTGGCGGTCATGCGCAAGATGCTGGTGATCCTCAATGCGCGTGCACGCGACGCCTGGAGCGTGCTGCCGGCGGGGGAGTGA